In Stomatohabitans albus, one genomic interval encodes:
- the topA gene encoding type I DNA topoisomerase — protein sequence MSKRLVIVESPAKARKIGEYLGPEYVVESSVGHIRDLPANASQIPAKVKDKPWATLGVDVDHEFAPVYVVNPDKKKTVTDLKTKLKDCDELLLATDKDREGEAIAWHLQEVLKPKVPVRRMVFGEITKQAIQHAVEHTGELDYQLVDAQEARRILDRLYGYEVSPVLWKKVSTGLSAGRVQSVATRIIVERERERIAFVSANYWDLTAELATTAGSPFESGLVEIAGRRLARGKDFTDRGTLANAELHRLDEAQAKALADGLTGGSFTVLGVETKPYSRKPPAPFATSSLQQEAGRKLRFSAQHTMRVAQTLYENGYITYMRTDSYQLSGEAIASARAQVKEMYGADYLPDKPRQYEKKSKNAQEAHEAIRPAGDQFRTPDQVKNELTAEQFRLYELIWKRTLASQMADAKGNSVQARLTAEATAQANDLAGATCLFTASGRTITFPGFLRAYVEGSDDPDAQLSDKDVILPEMKAGDVFTAKTVRAEGHDTRPPARFTEASLVQKLEELGVGRPSTYASIISTIIARKYVWKKGTALVPSFTAFATTALLEQHFPELVDYAFTAKMEDDLDEIAGGRLDRTPWLSQFYFGDEEPGLKQQVENNLGDIDAATINAFPIGVDDQGRTIVAKSGRYGPYLLRSDDTRGPIPDDICPDELTIKKATQLLEMQTELKVLGDDPATGKPVIARDGRFGPYVQIGHPDDGKPEKTASLLKTQQLDALTLEDALQLLTLPRDVGPHPEDGGPIEVANGRYGPYLKWGKETRSLPDEASLFTIDTKGALELLAQDKRSNRSTTSNAVLRELGNDLVSGKPMSIRMGRFGEYVTDGEVNASLRKADSIESMTDERASELLQMRRERMAAQGEKPKKTTKKAATKKSTTTKSTTKKAKTAAKKAE from the coding sequence ATGAGTAAACGACTGGTTATTGTGGAATCTCCCGCCAAGGCTCGAAAGATAGGTGAGTATCTCGGGCCTGAGTATGTGGTGGAATCCTCCGTTGGTCACATCCGTGACTTGCCCGCGAATGCCAGTCAGATTCCAGCTAAGGTCAAGGACAAACCATGGGCCACCCTTGGGGTTGACGTTGATCATGAGTTTGCTCCTGTCTATGTGGTGAACCCGGATAAGAAAAAAACGGTCACTGACTTAAAGACAAAGTTGAAAGACTGTGACGAACTTCTACTGGCAACGGATAAGGACCGCGAAGGTGAGGCGATTGCCTGGCATCTTCAAGAAGTATTGAAACCAAAGGTGCCAGTACGACGAATGGTGTTTGGTGAAATTACCAAACAAGCGATTCAACATGCAGTTGAACATACCGGTGAGTTGGATTATCAACTCGTTGATGCGCAGGAAGCGCGCCGTATCCTCGACCGCCTCTACGGTTATGAGGTCAGTCCGGTGCTTTGGAAAAAAGTAAGTACTGGCCTGAGTGCAGGGCGTGTGCAGAGTGTGGCCACACGAATCATTGTGGAACGTGAGCGCGAACGTATTGCGTTTGTGAGCGCAAACTATTGGGATTTAACGGCTGAACTAGCGACAACAGCAGGTAGTCCTTTTGAATCTGGCTTGGTTGAAATTGCAGGTCGGCGACTGGCGAGGGGTAAGGACTTTACTGATCGTGGAACCTTGGCAAATGCCGAGTTACATCGTTTGGATGAAGCCCAGGCTAAGGCCTTGGCTGACGGCTTAACAGGCGGCTCATTCACGGTCCTTGGGGTTGAAACCAAACCATATAGCCGTAAACCACCTGCCCCCTTTGCCACGTCGAGTTTGCAACAAGAGGCGGGGCGGAAGTTGCGCTTTAGTGCACAGCACACGATGCGTGTTGCCCAAACCCTGTACGAAAATGGGTACATCACATATATGCGTACCGACTCCTATCAGCTTTCCGGTGAGGCCATTGCCTCTGCACGGGCGCAGGTGAAGGAGATGTATGGGGCAGACTATTTGCCTGATAAACCGCGCCAGTACGAGAAAAAATCGAAGAATGCTCAGGAAGCGCACGAGGCAATCCGTCCTGCCGGCGATCAGTTTCGTACCCCGGATCAGGTGAAGAATGAATTGACTGCCGAACAATTCCGGTTATACGAATTGATTTGGAAGCGCACATTAGCTAGTCAAATGGCTGATGCGAAGGGCAACAGTGTGCAGGCGCGTTTAACGGCTGAAGCTACCGCTCAGGCGAACGACCTCGCCGGGGCTACCTGTCTATTTACTGCCTCTGGGCGCACGATCACCTTCCCCGGCTTCTTACGTGCCTATGTTGAAGGTAGTGATGATCCTGATGCACAGCTCAGTGATAAAGATGTGATTTTGCCTGAAATGAAGGCAGGCGACGTCTTTACAGCCAAGACGGTGCGTGCCGAAGGCCATGACACTCGCCCCCCGGCGCGGTTTACGGAAGCAAGTTTGGTTCAAAAGCTCGAAGAGCTGGGGGTAGGGCGCCCATCAACTTATGCAAGCATTATCAGCACGATTATTGCGCGTAAGTACGTGTGGAAAAAAGGTACGGCGCTAGTGCCAAGTTTCACAGCATTTGCAACAACGGCCCTACTTGAACAGCACTTTCCTGAGCTTGTGGACTATGCATTCACGGCAAAGATGGAAGACGACCTCGATGAGATTGCCGGTGGTCGGCTAGACCGTACCCCATGGCTCAGCCAATTTTACTTTGGTGATGAGGAGCCGGGTTTAAAGCAGCAGGTTGAGAATAACCTTGGCGATATTGACGCTGCGACGATTAATGCGTTCCCCATAGGGGTTGATGATCAAGGACGTACCATCGTGGCGAAGAGTGGGCGATATGGCCCCTACTTATTGCGTTCAGATGATACGCGTGGTCCTATCCCTGATGATATTTGTCCCGATGAGTTGACGATCAAAAAAGCAACCCAGCTACTGGAGATGCAAACAGAGCTGAAGGTGCTCGGTGACGATCCAGCTACCGGAAAGCCGGTCATTGCGCGTGACGGACGTTTTGGGCCCTACGTTCAAATTGGCCATCCGGATGATGGAAAACCTGAGAAAACAGCGAGTTTGTTAAAAACCCAGCAGCTTGATGCTCTGACCCTAGAGGATGCACTCCAACTATTGACATTGCCTCGTGATGTTGGTCCGCACCCTGAAGATGGTGGCCCTATTGAAGTGGCTAATGGTCGCTATGGGCCGTATTTGAAGTGGGGTAAAGAAACCCGCAGTCTGCCGGATGAGGCGAGTCTGTTCACCATTGATACGAAGGGTGCCTTGGAGCTTTTGGCTCAAGATAAGCGATCAAACCGTTCTACGACGAGCAATGCGGTGCTGCGTGAGTTGGGCAACGATTTGGTCAGTGGGAAACCAATGAGTATTCGGATGGGCCGCTTCGGTGAATACGTCACTGATGGTGAAGTGAACGCTAGTTTGCGGAAAGCCGATTCCATTGAATCGATGACCGATGAACGGGCAAGTGAGCTATTGCAGATGCGTCGTGAACGTATGGCTGCTCAAGGGGAAAAGCCGAAGAAGACAACGAAGAAAGCTGCAACCAAGAAGAGCACGACGACGAAGAGCACGACGAAGAAGGCAAAAACAGCCGCCAAGAAGGCAGAGTAG
- a CDS encoding HNH endonuclease family protein: protein MKNVVRKALDSSGLSAIVAGLGLLVSLLLVFAAGVTVLTSVTADKGNPEERVAVDTVVLEPVGLPDPTPEPIPTIELPPLVLPERTHPPVQTPIESPQDAPSAPQLVADSRLNDSAREQDQPNGQPARSSFLGRLFGPLFGAGNTSTRPAAKPKPTQSTPSTPPSPTPSDRVRPTPSPTVTPEPPALSPVPPAPVPPPAPPVQPAPPAAGDIAVAFAALPVKPEDTRAKYNRNAFGKGWTRTDGCYTRQHILARDLQQVQRDGKCKVVSGVLHDPYTGKVIQFVAGKDTSDDVQIDHVVALRDAWGTGAQDLAADRRIELMNDPLNLLAVDGPTNNAKGHKNAAAWLPPNSGFHCHYVARQVAVKQRYHLWVTPQEHDAMAEVLAGCPPMRMENNTITS, encoded by the coding sequence ATGAAGAACGTTGTACGTAAGGCACTAGATTCATCTGGGCTATCAGCAATAGTTGCTGGCCTGGGGCTACTTGTGAGTTTGCTTCTCGTGTTTGCAGCTGGTGTCACTGTCCTAACCAGTGTTACAGCGGATAAAGGTAATCCCGAAGAGCGGGTTGCCGTCGATACTGTTGTACTTGAACCGGTTGGCCTCCCCGACCCGACACCGGAGCCAATTCCAACTATCGAATTGCCACCGCTTGTGCTTCCTGAGCGCACTCATCCACCTGTTCAAACCCCTATAGAGTCGCCTCAAGATGCGCCTTCTGCTCCCCAACTCGTTGCCGATAGCCGACTGAATGATTCTGCGCGTGAACAAGACCAGCCGAATGGGCAACCTGCTCGATCGTCATTCCTGGGCCGACTGTTTGGGCCGCTCTTTGGAGCAGGCAATACAAGTACACGGCCAGCTGCGAAACCTAAGCCCACTCAATCAACGCCAAGTACGCCCCCTAGTCCGACACCGTCTGACCGTGTGCGTCCTACACCAAGTCCTACGGTTACCCCTGAACCGCCTGCACTCTCACCAGTACCGCCTGCACCCGTTCCACCGCCTGCACCACCCGTGCAGCCAGCACCACCCGCAGCCGGTGATATTGCGGTTGCGTTTGCGGCACTACCGGTAAAACCAGAAGATACTCGGGCGAAATACAACCGAAATGCCTTTGGTAAAGGATGGACACGCACAGATGGGTGTTATACCCGTCAACATATCCTGGCTCGTGACCTTCAACAGGTTCAACGTGACGGCAAGTGCAAGGTCGTTTCAGGTGTTTTACATGACCCCTATACCGGTAAGGTGATCCAGTTTGTTGCTGGGAAAGACACCTCTGACGATGTACAGATTGACCATGTGGTCGCCTTGCGTGATGCTTGGGGGACTGGCGCACAAGACCTCGCTGCTGACCGTCGTATCGAATTGATGAATGACCCCCTGAACCTCCTTGCGGTAGATGGGCCAACGAATAATGCAAAAGGGCATAAAAACGCGGCGGCTTGGTTGCCACCCAATAGCGGGTTTCATTGCCACTATGTGGCACGCCAAGTTGCGGTTAAACAGCGCTATCACCTTTGGGTGACGCCACAAGAACATGACGCCATGGCAGAGGTGCTGGCAGGTTGCCCTCCCATGCGTATGGAGAACAACACCATTACCTCATAA
- the dcd gene encoding dCTP deaminase, producing MILSDISIRAALESGHITIDPLGDNAIQPSSVDLRVSDTFRVFNNHKYPLIDTKQPLDGLTQTVTVTQEDPFILHPGEFVLGSTLERVSLPTDLVARIEGKSSLGRLGLLVHATAGFIDAGFSGWLTLELSNVANLPIAIYPEMKISQLAFFRLDQPASRGYGDPALGSKYQGQEGPTPSQFHKNFSS from the coding sequence ATGATCTTGTCTGATATCAGCATTCGTGCCGCCCTTGAATCTGGCCATATCACCATCGACCCACTTGGTGACAATGCGATTCAACCGTCTAGCGTTGACCTCCGGGTGAGTGACACGTTTCGTGTATTTAACAATCACAAATACCCGCTGATTGATACGAAGCAGCCATTAGACGGTCTCACCCAAACAGTGACCGTTACCCAAGAAGACCCGTTTATCCTGCATCCCGGTGAATTTGTCTTGGGTTCGACGTTGGAGCGAGTGAGTTTGCCAACTGACCTGGTTGCGCGCATTGAAGGCAAGTCCAGTTTGGGGCGTTTAGGGCTACTCGTACATGCCACAGCCGGTTTCATTGATGCTGGGTTTTCTGGTTGGCTGACCCTAGAGCTCTCCAATGTGGCGAATTTACCTATTGCGATCTACCCAGAGATGAAGATCAGCCAACTTGCATTTTTCCGGCTTGATCAGCCCGCCAGCCGGGGTTATGGAGATCCAGCGCTCGGGTCGAAATATCAGGGGCAAGAAGGGCCAACGCCAAGCCAATTTCACAAGAACTTCTCGTCGTAG
- the tmk gene encoding dTMP kinase, with protein sequence MFIAFEGGEGAGKSTQIELLKNYLTERGHDVELTREPGGTPVAEAMRDYVLNPANTIDALEECFIIATGRASHVAHRIRPALAAGKTVITDRFVYSSYVYQGIAGGLGLEKAKRINEPAIDGCEPDLIILLDIEASTGVARARQAKDGGDRLDQASMAFHEQVNAGYRTIVDDRWAVIDANRDVAAVFDDIVHVMTDRGLCA encoded by the coding sequence GTGTTTATTGCCTTTGAAGGTGGTGAGGGCGCAGGTAAATCAACACAGATTGAGTTGTTGAAGAACTACCTGACCGAACGTGGGCATGATGTTGAACTCACCAGGGAGCCGGGTGGAACGCCGGTTGCTGAAGCGATGCGTGACTATGTGTTAAACCCTGCGAACACGATTGATGCCCTAGAGGAGTGCTTCATTATCGCAACTGGACGAGCTTCCCATGTTGCGCATCGGATTCGCCCTGCCCTCGCGGCGGGGAAAACGGTGATTACCGACCGGTTTGTGTATTCGTCTTATGTGTATCAAGGGATTGCCGGTGGTTTGGGTCTAGAGAAGGCTAAACGGATTAATGAGCCGGCTATTGATGGTTGTGAACCTGATTTGATTATTTTGCTTGATATTGAAGCTAGTACTGGGGTGGCACGTGCCCGTCAAGCGAAAGATGGTGGAGACCGCCTCGATCAGGCCAGCATGGCGTTTCATGAACAGGTAAATGCAGGCTATCGCACGATTGTGGATGACCGGTGGGCGGTTATTGACGCAAATCGTGATGTCGCAGCGGTGTTTGATGACATCGTTCACGTCATGACCGATCGGGGGTTGTGTGCCTAG
- a CDS encoding HNH endonuclease family protein, which yields MSVSSRQKPRRHTTRPSRMMLRLVVGGVIAAAAAFGWGEIDNLGFKPTSPQETPQLASEPARSRGYHADTSIVDSRDDASQSDEIRALLGTLKVAPKERGQRYHRDAFGDGWTDIDHNTCYTRNDILRRDLHDTKQKGRCKIISGTLDDPYTGMRIHYVAGPNTTDDVQIDHVVALKDAWGTGAQHMSAEQRIAFSNDPLNLLAVDGETNDDKGHQNAAEWLPPNAGFHCHYIARQIAVKARHGLWVTQSEHDAMATVLHDCPPAMRVSGDTVINADE from the coding sequence ATGTCTGTCTCTTCACGCCAGAAACCTCGCCGGCATACCACTCGGCCTTCTCGGATGATGCTACGCCTCGTGGTCGGCGGTGTTATTGCGGCCGCTGCTGCCTTTGGGTGGGGTGAGATCGACAACCTCGGTTTCAAGCCCACCTCCCCCCAAGAGACGCCGCAACTGGCTTCAGAACCAGCACGGTCTCGTGGGTATCACGCCGACACCTCTATCGTCGATAGCCGAGACGATGCCAGCCAATCAGACGAGATTCGCGCGTTATTAGGGACACTCAAGGTTGCTCCGAAAGAACGTGGCCAGCGGTACCACCGTGATGCGTTTGGTGACGGTTGGACCGATATTGATCACAACACGTGCTACACCCGCAACGATATTCTGCGTCGTGATTTACACGACACGAAGCAAAAAGGTCGCTGCAAAATTATTTCAGGGACACTGGATGACCCGTATACCGGCATGCGAATTCACTATGTGGCGGGGCCAAATACCACAGATGATGTCCAAATAGATCATGTGGTCGCTTTGAAAGACGCCTGGGGTACGGGAGCACAACATATGAGTGCGGAGCAGCGAATCGCATTCTCCAATGATCCCCTCAATCTCCTCGCCGTTGATGGGGAGACGAATGATGACAAAGGGCACCAAAACGCGGCTGAATGGCTTCCACCCAATGCCGGTTTTCATTGTCATTACATCGCCCGTCAAATAGCTGTAAAGGCACGCCATGGCCTCTGGGTAACCCAATCAGAACATGATGCTATGGCAACGGTGTTGCATGATTGCCCACCGGCCATGCGTGTATCTGGAGACACGGTCATTAACGCCGACGAATGA
- a CDS encoding sensor histidine kinase produces the protein MDIVDRPRKAPSRAWVLVLVLIALPILSALIVDLGNTTVLLGVTGSGLVLTLAVLAWAIQHARKQQRDFEERLAAWAAERAVQQERLRIARDLHDLSSHGLGTITVRAATTSYLDGPDADAARHQALLDIERMSRSTMGELRRMLTLLRSPEDEPAPLQPADTLATLPSIIKDAERSGLIIQLTIDNLTDAQDGLGELAQSVQNTICAIVREALTNVIRHAGPTTVRLSITQSTDMVNIVVDNDKKNPNWQSEPGVGQGLTGLRERIYAHGGTLTASPTPTGFCLEANLPVEGVL, from the coding sequence ATGGACATCGTTGATCGGCCAAGGAAAGCTCCATCACGCGCTTGGGTCCTGGTTCTGGTCCTTATTGCGCTGCCGATCTTGAGTGCGTTGATTGTTGATTTAGGTAATACGACAGTGTTGCTCGGCGTTACTGGTTCAGGACTAGTGCTTACCCTGGCTGTCCTTGCCTGGGCAATTCAGCATGCTCGCAAGCAACAACGTGATTTTGAGGAACGTCTCGCAGCGTGGGCTGCTGAGCGTGCTGTTCAACAAGAACGCCTCCGGATTGCTAGAGACCTTCATGACCTGAGTTCACACGGGTTAGGCACGATCACGGTCCGCGCGGCCACCACTAGCTATCTTGACGGGCCAGATGCTGACGCTGCGCGGCACCAAGCGTTACTCGATATTGAACGGATGAGCCGATCAACGATGGGAGAACTCCGGCGCATGTTGACCCTCTTGCGCAGCCCAGAAGATGAACCGGCTCCACTTCAACCCGCAGATACCTTGGCAACCCTGCCAAGCATCATTAAGGATGCAGAACGAAGCGGACTGATTATCCAGTTGACCATCGATAACCTCACTGACGCGCAAGATGGGTTAGGTGAGCTGGCGCAAAGTGTCCAGAACACGATTTGCGCTATCGTCCGTGAGGCACTGACCAATGTGATCCGACATGCAGGGCCAACAACGGTCCGACTGAGCATCACCCAATCAACCGATATGGTCAACATTGTTGTAGACAATGATAAGAAGAACCCAAACTGGCAGAGCGAACCTGGTGTCGGTCAAGGGCTTACGGGGTTGCGTGAACGGATCTATGCCCATGGCGGCACCTTAACGGCATCTCCCACACCGACCGGGTTCTGTCTTGAGGCGAACCTCCCTGTTGAGGGGGTCCTATGA
- a CDS encoding response regulator transcription factor, with protein sequence MSERADVLQAPIRVLLADDEPLMRQSLRIVIDSQPDMDVVGEASTGDESVRAVRKLNPDVVLMDIRMPGSDGIHATQTITNEPSLRHVRVLVLSMYELDEYVYGALRARASGFLLKDAHPTVLLDAIRRIHRGEALFAPSILSKLVDHYIANPTDQVPVESDRAGCRLTPRETEVLTLIGRGLSNSEIVAMLYISPNTLKTHISNLLLKLQARDRAQLVIAAYQRGLVKPTRP encoded by the coding sequence ATGAGTGAACGAGCTGACGTTCTCCAAGCCCCCATTCGAGTGCTCCTGGCCGATGATGAACCGTTGATGCGCCAGAGCCTCCGTATCGTCATTGATAGTCAGCCTGATATGGATGTGGTAGGCGAAGCAAGTACCGGCGATGAGTCGGTGAGGGCGGTACGAAAGCTGAACCCAGATGTGGTGCTCATGGATATTCGTATGCCCGGATCTGATGGAATCCATGCGACACAGACCATCACCAATGAACCATCGTTACGGCACGTTCGGGTATTGGTGCTGAGTATGTATGAACTTGATGAGTACGTGTACGGGGCACTCCGGGCACGCGCAAGTGGGTTTTTGCTAAAGGACGCGCACCCTACCGTGTTACTCGATGCTATTCGGCGGATACACCGAGGTGAGGCACTATTTGCTCCTTCAATCCTCTCCAAACTTGTTGATCATTACATCGCTAATCCCACCGACCAGGTACCTGTCGAGTCCGATCGGGCAGGATGCCGCCTTACCCCCCGTGAGACAGAGGTCTTAACCCTCATTGGTCGCGGCCTATCCAATAGTGAGATTGTGGCGATGCTCTATATCTCTCCCAATACGCTTAAAACTCATATCAGTAACCTGCTGCTCAAACTCCAGGCCAGGGACCGTGCTCAACTGGTAATTGCGGCCTATCAACGGGGTCTTGTGAAACCGACACGCCCCTAG
- a CDS encoding ABC transporter ATP-binding protein has product MIEVINLTKTHGAITAVDQVSFMAPAGSVTGLLGPNGAGKSSVMRIICDLDRADSGTATVCGRRYREHPFPMRVIGAQFEGSGAHPSRRAIDHLRWITRVNRLPGTRITEVLELVDLQPRDWKRRVREYSLGMQQRLGIAVALLGNPDVVIVDEPANGLDPIGMQWLRGLLTGLARDGKTVLMSSHLMSETEIIADRVVLMDRSRVIGEGLVNNLVQVHGSLEQAFFTHLEQSRQMRMRTGAHQ; this is encoded by the coding sequence ATGATTGAAGTCATCAATCTCACGAAAACCCACGGCGCCATTACAGCGGTGGACCAGGTGAGCTTTATGGCACCAGCAGGAAGTGTCACCGGACTCCTTGGCCCCAATGGTGCAGGTAAGTCATCAGTAATGCGCATTATTTGTGATCTTGACCGTGCTGATAGCGGCACGGCAACGGTTTGCGGACGACGGTACCGTGAACACCCCTTTCCAATGCGTGTGATTGGGGCCCAATTTGAAGGTTCAGGGGCACATCCTTCTCGACGGGCAATCGACCATTTGCGATGGATTACACGGGTGAACCGCCTTCCAGGTACACGTATTACCGAGGTGCTTGAGCTTGTTGACCTTCAGCCACGCGACTGGAAACGGCGTGTTCGAGAATACTCCTTGGGTATGCAACAACGACTCGGCATTGCCGTCGCTCTCCTTGGCAATCCCGATGTGGTGATTGTTGATGAGCCAGCAAACGGGCTTGACCCTATCGGCATGCAGTGGTTGCGTGGACTCCTCACCGGCCTTGCCCGTGATGGCAAAACAGTGCTGATGAGTTCCCACCTCATGAGTGAAACAGAGATCATTGCCGATCGAGTTGTGCTGATGGATCGCAGTCGCGTCATTGGAGAGGGCTTAGTAAACAATCTCGTGCAGGTACACGGCAGCTTAGAACAGGCGTTTTTTACCCATCTCGAACAGTCACGCCAGATGCGTATGCGTACGGGAGCCCACCAATGA
- a CDS encoding GmrSD restriction endonuclease domain-containing protein, whose amino-acid sequence MSQTSTSSKPRRSSHRVSGIAGLALALVLSLGSISTVSPAHAFEQGSVHTMALTASTAQGCDARDTHQPSRPGWIPPWFWSLIEPGGPNDPCQSDELGADHHMASSDADWPHDVPRPEVSLAPIPEPTPTWVPRTPEIPGPEQPQDPTPEPDPEGDAPEPPTQPQGQIANLLASLETRPKDYRRRYQRSEFGQGWADIDGNHCNTRNDILARDLRNVRKRGHCKVLSGILNGPYSGRVIHFQSGRYTSAKVQIDHVVALKDAWLTGAQNLDKERRIHLMNDPLNLLAVDGPANGDKGYKNAAEWLPPNEQFHCHYVARQIAVKARYHLWVTPQEHDTMAGVLAGCPPMRVENDSITDAG is encoded by the coding sequence ATGAGCCAAACAAGCACGTCATCAAAACCACGAAGATCGTCGCATCGAGTCAGTGGTATTGCTGGGTTAGCCCTGGCATTGGTGTTGTCATTGGGCAGCATTAGCACCGTTTCACCCGCCCACGCCTTTGAGCAGGGTTCGGTGCACACCATGGCGCTAACGGCATCAACAGCTCAAGGCTGTGATGCACGAGATACTCACCAGCCATCTCGTCCTGGTTGGATTCCACCATGGTTTTGGTCGTTGATTGAACCTGGTGGGCCAAACGATCCTTGTCAATCTGATGAACTTGGCGCCGACCATCACATGGCATCCTCCGATGCGGATTGGCCGCACGACGTTCCACGACCAGAGGTGTCACTGGCACCTATCCCTGAGCCAACACCGACATGGGTACCGCGTACCCCAGAGATACCTGGACCAGAACAACCACAGGACCCCACCCCCGAACCGGACCCTGAGGGCGACGCACCAGAACCACCTACACAACCACAGGGGCAAATTGCCAATTTGTTGGCTAGCCTCGAAACTCGCCCTAAGGACTATCGTCGGCGGTATCAGCGTTCTGAGTTTGGACAGGGGTGGGCTGATATTGATGGCAACCATTGCAACACTCGTAATGACATCCTCGCCCGTGACTTGCGAAATGTGCGTAAACGTGGGCATTGCAAGGTGTTATCCGGCATTTTGAATGGACCGTACAGCGGTAGAGTGATTCATTTTCAATCAGGCCGATACACATCAGCCAAGGTGCAAATTGATCACGTGGTTGCCTTGAAAGATGCGTGGTTGACCGGGGCGCAGAACCTCGACAAAGAACGGCGTATTCACTTAATGAACGATCCATTGAACCTGCTTGCTGTAGATGGGCCTGCCAATGGTGACAAGGGATACAAGAACGCGGCAGAGTGGCTACCCCCAAATGAGCAATTCCATTGCCATTACGTAGCCCGTCAAATTGCAGTAAAAGCTCGCTACCACCTTTGGGTGACCCCACAAGAACATGACACCATGGCAGGGGTGCTAGCAGGCTGCCCACCAATGCGGGTAGAAAATGACAGCATTACGGACGCTGGGTGA
- a CDS encoding HNH endonuclease family protein codes for MNLQGDPKKWITDSKESAPADRQVSLAIGGVLGSFILFWGVLGYFAGDKANQAEPIVRQDIETVQLLPRGGSLDDPDPLPVPDIPPLDVPEGSGAEPPISPVALDVPQDATYSDETTNTDQEDGGFWSWVTSIFDGKKEPERQSQSQTRPIASRPEHVVPAPPAAPAQPAAPVQPAPPAQPAPNPPARPRETPQHVVPPEVRPTPGVPGPSTKPEAQLIPPAVIKPAPIVPAPRPTDPNNTNNSQPDVTLITELFERLRIAPPHEDMTFDEDAFGQGWLDIDENNCSTIDDILARDLTVTDSGRGCRIHAGSLHDPYTNEVLDYFIEDGLESPIEVSHVVSLPTAWATGAQDLSQRQREIFKNDPLNLLAVSRAANAEKGDKDVTQWMPTNPDFTCHYLGRQIAVKARYGLTVSPEEHAAMAEGLKACPTDMRVDGDSIINAQ; via the coding sequence ATGAATCTACAGGGCGATCCGAAGAAATGGATAACTGATTCAAAGGAAAGTGCTCCTGCCGATCGGCAAGTTAGTTTGGCCATTGGCGGTGTACTGGGTTCTTTTATTCTTTTTTGGGGTGTGCTTGGCTATTTTGCTGGCGATAAGGCAAACCAAGCTGAGCCTATAGTCCGTCAGGACATTGAGACAGTCCAGCTCCTGCCTCGTGGCGGTTCATTGGATGATCCAGATCCGTTGCCTGTCCCCGATATTCCTCCACTAGATGTTCCTGAAGGAAGTGGCGCTGAACCGCCCATCAGCCCCGTTGCCCTGGATGTACCTCAAGATGCAACCTACTCAGATGAAACCACAAATACCGATCAAGAAGACGGTGGTTTCTGGAGCTGGGTGACAAGTATCTTCGACGGGAAGAAAGAGCCAGAACGCCAGTCGCAGAGCCAAACGCGACCAATCGCGAGCCGTCCTGAGCATGTGGTGCCAGCACCACCTGCGGCACCAGCACAACCAGCGGCACCAGTACAACCAGCACCACCTGCTCAGCCTGCTCCCAATCCTCCGGCACGACCGCGGGAAACGCCCCAACATGTTGTTCCGCCTGAAGTGCGGCCAACGCCTGGAGTCCCCGGCCCGTCAACAAAGCCTGAAGCCCAGCTCATTCCACCAGCGGTGATCAAACCGGCCCCAATCGTGCCCGCCCCCCGTCCAACAGATCCGAATAACACCAATAACTCTCAGCCAGACGTTACGCTCATTACCGAACTCTTTGAACGGTTGCGCATCGCCCCGCCCCATGAGGATATGACCTTTGATGAAGATGCGTTCGGCCAAGGTTGGTTGGATATTGATGAGAATAACTGCAGCACGATAGACGACATTTTGGCCCGTGACCTCACCGTGACCGATTCTGGCCGTGGGTGCAGGATTCATGCAGGTTCATTGCATGATCCATACACGAACGAAGTGCTTGACTACTTCATTGAGGATGGACTCGAATCACCCATTGAAGTGAGCCATGTTGTCTCCTTGCCTACTGCTTGGGCAACAGGTGCTCAGGACTTAAGTCAGCGCCAGCGTGAAATCTTTAAGAATGACCCATTGAACCTTCTGGCGGTTAGCCGCGCAGCTAACGCGGAGAAGGGTGATAAAGACGTAACACAGTGGATGCCCACCAATCCTGACTTCACTTGTCATTATCTTGGTCGGCAGATCGCGGTGAAGGCACGGTATGGGTTGACTGTTTCTCCAGAAGAACACGCCGCTATGGCAGAGGGACTGAAGGCTTGTCCGACAGACATGCGTGTCGATGGTGATTCCATCATCAACGCACAATAA